The sequence AGTCTATGCCTCCGGTTGCCAGAAATTAATGTTCATCACTATTGTTCATTGTTCTGTTACCATAGAACTGACTATGTATATCATTCCAACGCTATCTACGCTAGTCGGTTGCTTGCTCTCTTAGCTGTGAAGTTTGCCGAGAAGATTTTTAATATCCGGGGTGGTGGTGCCTCGCCAAATTTCCATTTGAAGAGAAAATTGCACTGTGATTCCTTCTACGAACTGTCGTGGCTTAACATTTAGAGCCCTAAATTAATTAAAAGCTTTCTTGGCTTACAAACTGGCGTCATTTGTTTGGCAGCGTGGTAGATCTCACTACTACGCCGTACATGAATTTCAGAAGTTCCATCAACCTGCACCGCTGCTTCATCTTAAAACACCATGAATTTCAGTAGTTTCATCAACCTGCACCGCTGCTTCATCTTAAAACAGTCCCCTCTTTAGAAATCAGAagcacggccacggccacggccacacCCACCAGGTGACCGGTTCTAGCTCACCTCCAGTCAGGCTGTTCGAACTCGCCTGACACACTGAAGCTGCTGTATACTAGCTCTGTTTTCGAATATTTGTCCCTaaaaaaacggagggagtactataCAGGGCCAGGAAGCACACCGTTTAGTTTCTATaaaccagtttcttaaaaactggTTGCTTCTAAACAGGCCTAGTCATCTTGTCGGAACTTGTTAGCCTCTAGAAAGCAATATTTATTTCCTCGTTGATTCACTCAAGTATACACGACAGCCGGTCACGCCAAATTAATCCATCAACCTTGTTTCCAACATATTTGCATAATGTAGAGAATGCCAGTTTAAATTTGAATAAGATGCGTATAAATACCTGTTGTTCAGAATTTAATAGGATCGATGCAAACTGATCGGCCAAAAAACAATTAACTACAGCACAACTAAATTCTTGCTTGCTTGCCTAGAAAGTTTATTAAGAAACTAGAGACGGCATCGCTTTCAAACCCTATGCAACCCAGAAAGAACCAGCTGTCGACAATTGTGACTGCTACTTTGCTTGAACCAGCTCGGGGTCCCTAACAAATCCAAACATAACTAGATCAGGTCAAGGAAAAGTAAGAGATGGAAACATGGAAGGCTAGTGCAACGATCCAAACCTTTTAATTTGGTCGAGTATGAGAAGTCTGGGTCCAGGAGGAATCTTCACATCTCTCAGAGCACTGGTGCAACAGAAAAGGATATATCAATATATACCCAACAAATGTTTCTCATCCTTGTCTCTTGTCAGTCTATAAGACTAAGGAGAAGAACTGTTTACCTGTCCGTAAGGAGTGGTAACGTTTGATCATTGAGGAGACCCCTCTTGAAATTCTTCTCATACTTTTCAAGACCCAGTTTGTGCAGCATGCTTCTTGTCCGAGAGTAGTATGTATCTTCACTTGGTGGCTTTGAGAATTTCTGCCCGATCTACATCCAGTAGATTCCAAATGGAGAATAAGTATATCACATAACAGTACTGATTAGCAAATAGTCGGTTGTTCTTTGTGATAAGATCATTCAAGTAGTGATTTCAacaaaaaaaaatatatatatatagcactGCCAAAATATAGGTTAGATTCCAGAAACTTGTTCAAATAATTTTGCAAGCAAACAAAACTTAGCAGAAAGGAGCATTCATTCTACTAAACCATAATTATTTCATCAGAATATTATAAATAATACTCCCTAAATCCATTTCATGAATTCCATCTAAACCCGCTAATGGTCCAAGATCCAATCTAAATCCAGACCAATCAACGCACATTTTTAACCCCCACCAACTATTCCTGCAACTGCACCATCCAAATAAACTCGACCTGCGGGGGGTGAGAGTAAGACAACCCCcgagtattatattaagaagaagatcTCGTGTAGATCGAGAAAACCTCCAAACCCTTGCTCCACCCATACACAACGGCACCATATCCCTGTGAGAATGACCAGGGACCGGAGACCAGGCCTTAGatctgtgctttggcgtgggacagatAAGAGGATTTTTTTACCCCTAAACTAAAATTCACTCCTACGGGGAGTCAAACTCAGGACCTGAGGGGTGACCAACTCAGCAAGAGGCCCTTTCGCGCCTGCACCATTCAAACCACTACAAACCGCAAGTGTGCCTCACCCTAATCCAAAACCAACTGTTTACCAGACCATGGATTCAACCTATTAACAACGCATCTGCAACCCACATGATTCCCTGACAGACACTAGAAGCAAATCGATGGGCTGACCACTACACTGCCTGTAGTCCCTGCACCTATGGCAGTCCTCACTGTGGCGATGGACAAAGCCTCGGGGAAAGCTCGCCCGAGGATAATGAGGTGTCGTTGATTGTGCAACCACAAGGCCAAGGAGCAGTCATCGTCATGGGTGCGTGTTATTCTTATTTgcatggtttttaaagcggtatGGCGAGCCAAGGCATTGGACTGCCGCCTAGATGCATAGGCGAGGTAGGCGAGCAAGGCGCCTAGGCATTGGACCACCGCTTGGGCGCCTAGGCAACGCCTTTAAAACAGTGATTTATGTTTTCAATTTGCTTTCACAGAACTGCAGGCCTATAGGTAGTTTGCGCATATGTCTGAATTCTGATGCCTATGTTCATGTAGCATATTTCATGGCAAAGCTTGTAAAAAATAAACAAAATACAGTAATGTGTGAGCCCCTTGTGCAGATTTTAGGTTCCACAATTTCATACAAGCATGGTATGTTGCTAGGCCAAACTAGAAAGCAAGGGGAAAACTTGAATTGGCTGATGTACAACAATTTAATAGAAAAACTAAATGTCCAATACATACTTTCCACAGATATGACAACATTCCTGTCTCGAGCTCAATCTCTCTTAAAGAGGAAATGGCAATGAACTAGGCAATACAATATACATATAAAATATTCATACCAATGAACTATAGCAGTAAAGTGACTCCATATTTAATTAATTGACAAAGATAGCAAGGTGCTTACCATGAAAAAGCCACCTTGAAATACTGCAAAAGCAACACCAGTTGTAACTGCATTTGCTACTGGATTAGGAGTTCCCATTCCGCTCACTATGGAGAAAAGAGCACCAGAACCGAAAGCAGCTGCCATGCTATACAAACATGACATTATCAAACATAAAGGAACACTCTAATTAATAAACTAGGATTTTTTTAAGCCAAGGATTAACTACAAATAACATATTGAATCAAGATACCATTTTTGCACCAAATACGCAAAAGAAATATAAGAATTACCAGCTTTGATTCAGATATATGAAGGTATTAAGATGTGCACATCTTGACATTAGTGAGATTAAATCAAACACATTGAGTACTTTAGTGAACTGTGAACGCTCCCTGAAATGTatggaagataaaataaaattatgAACCCCCACCTGCCCTGGATATCCTCTTTCCCTCGTATCCTTCTCATGACACAAGATATGCCTGCGTTTGCACCGGTCATGACTGCAAagttccgggcttgcaccaaaggTCCACCAGCTAAAGCCTACAAATCACCCTGTTAGCATCGATATGCAAAATAATTGAACAAAAATATCACTATAAGGCACAGGAGTGATGGTTACAGCTTACAAATAAGTGAGCATTTCCTCAAATTTGTTTTGGGAGTAGTTATTGAACACAATGGATGATCCAAATAGTATATTGCTTTATGCAATTCATAGTCAATTGCTAGTTTTCTCTTAACCATATGATTATTGGTTACATTCAATTACATACAATGTTGTCCCAGACTCACACCAGCGATTACCCCATATCTAAACACAGTAAATTGCAGACAGAACTCACCCTATACGAGTCATTGTAATTAATAATAACCTTCATGCTACGATTACCGTCAAATCGTGGAACAGGCTAGAGAAACTAATGGTGAATTGCTTCCTTCCGCGGACAAACACTCTAAATGGATTGGATTAATCATCTGTAATTGCAATTTCGGAGCAAAAGACGAATTTTACACATATAAGCTACGTAAATCACCCAAGACGAGATTGGTTGACAACCTGGGCCTGCTTGAACGACGCCATGGCCTCTGGGTTGGCGTTGGGCGGCGGCTGCGGGATGGGGAACGGCGACCCGCCGTCAGCTGTGAGCGAGCCCATGAGCCCACCCAGAGCCCCGCCCTGCACCGCCCCCACGGCCGTGGTCACCGCGGCCTCGATTTGGATGGGTTGCTTCGCCATCCACGCGCGGAACCCGGCCTCAATCGCCTTCACGCGCCCGCTCCACTCCTCCAGAGGGTTGCTCACGCCGCGTAAACCCCCAGCCATCACCGCCGACGACGGCGAGGTCTTCAACGCCACGGCCGAATCCTCCCCTCGCTTGCCGTCCGCCATATCTCGTGACCTCGCGTTTCTCGCTCTCTCGGCGGCCACGCTTTATTATCCCCTCGGTATCTTCGCTTAACCTCGGCGGGCCTCCTCGTACGGCCGGCCCAACATTTCATTTCATTTCATTAGGCCCAACTAAACGAGCACCTGGGCAGCGCGTCTCGCCGGCGCTTTCCCATGGCGTGGCGATGGCTGCGCTCAGCGACGAGGAGGGGCTGGTGGAACGCGGCGCCGTCAGGGACGCCGTTGTTTGCGGCGGAGCAGCGCGCGACGTTGGTGAACGTGAAGGTGAAGTGGGTCAAGGACCGGGCCCTCGACGCTGCAGTGTCGCGGGAGCGGCACCTCCGCACCGCCCACCACCTGCTCGACCTCGTGTTCTCCCGGCCCGGCCACCGCGTCTCGCGGTCGGACCTCCTCGCTGAAAAGTCCGCTCGAAGGATATGTGGTTCCGCACACTCTTTGCTCGAGTTCCTCAGGAGATACCATACCATGTTCACGTTGTCCCGCGGCGGCGTGTCGCCGACAGACATGGCGTTCGTCCTGCGGCAGCGGGAGGTAGATTGTCTCTTCGCCACCGAGGGCGACCTCGTCGCCCGCCTCCGCCGTCTCCTCATGCTCACTCTCCCCCGTTCGCTCCCGCTCCACACCGTCGACCTTCTCCGCTGGGACCTTGGCCTGCCCAGCGATTACCAGGACTCCATCCTCCCCCGCTACCCTGACCACTTCGCCCTTGAGCAGCCGGAGGGCGACGAGCGCGTCTGGCTCCGCCTCCTCTCCTGGGACGATCTTCTCGCCGTCTCCGAGCTTGAGAAGAGCGCTGACGGAGGCGATACCACCTGCATCCCCTTCCCGGTGAGCTTCACTAGGGGTTATGGTCTGAGAAGCAAGTGCATGTCCTGGCTACGGGAGTGGCAGGCGCTGCCATACACCAGCCCATACGCTGACGCTTCAGGCCTCGACCGCCGCACAGACGTGTCGGAGAAGCGGAATGTGGGAGTGTTCCATGAGCTGCTGCACCTCACTGTGGCGAAGAGAACGGAGCGCCAGAATGTGAGCAATATGAGGAAGCTGCTTGGCATGCCGCAGAAGTTCACCAAGGTGTTCGAACGCCACCCTGGCATTTTTTACCTGTCCAGGGTTTGTGGCACTCAGATGGTTGTTCTTAGAGAAGCTTACGGCGGTGGAAGCCAGCTGCTTGAGAAGCATGCACATCCGCTTGTTGCTATCAGGGAAGAGTACTCCACTTTGTTGAGGGCAGCATTGCCACCAAGGACGAGGGGTAGAGAAAGACATGGTTCTTTTAGCAGGCAGCATGAGGGATGTGTGGTGGGAGGAGATGAATTTGAACTCTCCAAGTGAATGCACTTTAATTTATGTCTATCTGGTGTGCACTGGATATATCATGGATGCTCTGGATCCAAGAGGACAATCTCTAaacgtgttgaacaggtgctctgCGAATGATTCAGTGGGTATATGTCGTGATTGCTTCATCTGAACTTACATTATTATTCTGTTTGCGATTGCCCACCTTTATGCAGTGTTTATCCTAAGAATGCTGACAAATTTATCATTTCTTGCTTGTGCAGTTTGTGGCCGAGCTTATGTTGTAAACTTGTAATGCATGTTGTTATGGACCAAGAAAAACAGACCTGGGGTTCATTGGATTTTACATTACTTCATTCAATTGACGGCATCTTATGGAAGTTTTCATAATGGTAACCTGGCATCTGTATGCAGAGAATTGGTATTATCTTCCAGAGTTAGAAATCAGATTTGGGGCTTGGAAAAAGGATTTCACTGACGCATTCTGTATGCAGCTCCACTGAATCAAATAAGAAGCAAGGCTTGTTGCTGGCTTGTCTATTTTCGCTCTCCTATCATTTTCAATGAGCTCTCAGCTTTTGCTCTTAGTTTTCATCCTTTTTTCCTTTGAGGAAAATTTTGCCCTTCCTTATTGTACTTGCCTCGAAATTTGACAACCAGACACTTGAATTGCTTTTTTACCGTGAGAAGTCATGTAACATGAATCAGAAGACATTTCCTTCCAGAGGGGTGTCCTCACTGTGATCAAGCTAAGGAATCCATAAACCATCTTCACCTTTCTTGCATCCTTGTCAGAGTTTTTTTGTTCAGGCTATTCCAAATAGTAGGCCTACAAATCCTTGACATTCAGATTGGAGAAGAGTTCTTTgatgattcgtgggagaagattaTTCTTGCTGCTGGAGGATAATTGCAGAAAGACCTCAGCTCCTTTGTGATTCTTGGGTCTTGGACCATCTAGAATCACCGCAACATAAGTGTTTATGATGGGTGTCCTCTTGTTTGGCTAGAGCCTTATTTCTTGCTAGCCAGAAAATTCAGTTGTGGGGTTTGGCTGGGGCTAAAggtatttttaccttttcatctaGTTGTCGCAGAAGTGTGTGCGTTCTTTAGGTTGTGGCCGTATTCTTTTTCTTGGTGCAAAggtgatttatacaagtttcttTTTGGGTGTGtgttatagatggccaaatgggccgtgcctaacgggccggcccgaagcacggccCGTTTAATAGTGTCGGGCTAGGCCCGACACGAGAActgtgccgtgcttgggccgctGGCTCGGCCCGCAGTGCCagcccggcccggcacgattatatgttttttattttataaaacatAGTATATATATATTAACATTTTATATTCGATATTTACAACAAATACACTAGAGTTCTACTGGTTAGTCTGTTTCAGTTAGTGCGTTCCTCCTGTTGGAGGGAGGGCGCGGGTTCAAATCCTCGTCCATACActtaacgggccggcccggcacgactaCCAGGCcggcgtgccgtgcttgggccgtgGCTGCGGCACGCGGGCCGGCCGGGCACGGCCCAATTATCCGTCGGGCCTAacgggcccgggccgggccgcCCGTTTGGGCATCTATAGTGTGTGTGGTGTTTTGTAAGGTCCTCCTCTTTTAATACAATAATACACAGTTCTCATACATGTTTGAGAAAAAAAAAGCGTACTCTGATTCTATGGAATAAAATTGTAAATTAGTTCTATAAAATGACACCCACCAGGTAAGAATGGAACACAGTGATGCGGCCACCTCTGGAGGGCCTCTTTGGCGACCGTAGAGGTGAGAGGAGGAGGAGGCTAGAACCAGGAACAGATCTGAGAGGGTAAGAACTGTGGCTAGGTAGACGGGCGTCGTCACCGCGGCTGGCAGCTTGCCGAGCCACGATGATCGAGATAGTCCCGCCCAACTGCAGGGAGACTTTATTCCTCGATGATCCTAATACAAACTACGGGTCTGCCTTTATAGTATGAGGCGACCCTTCAAAAGGAACTAAATAACTGAAACTGGAAGTAAACTAATGCATATCCTTTATTCTGGAAACAAACTAATGCATATCTCCCTGTAATAAAAACTTGCCTACTAACCGGATTGCTAGCCACTTTTCTGATCACTTTCCTTGTTTGATTCTGCTGCTGGATCCTGGCGCCTGCGCCTCTGGTACTTGCAGCCTACAAATGCATCAGTAACATTTCTCCCCTCCGCAAGAAACAGCTCGTCCGCGAGCTTAAAAAGAGGATACGTCTGTGTGAAGTCTTCCAATTGCTCCCAAGAGGCATCTGATGCTGGCCGACCCACCCAATGGACTAAGAGTTCCCAAACTCCTCGATTCAGCCGAGCCTTGAGGACCTTGTTTGGAGTTGGAATGACTCTGCCATGCAGAATTTCCGGTAATGGAACGATGGCGGTTGGTGCTGTGCCTTCAAACTTTTTTAACAAGGATACATGGAAGACGTCGTGGATCCGGGCCCGTGCTGGCAGCTGCAACTTATAAGAGACTTTCCCAATGCGACTTGTTACCTGGTAGGGCCCAAAGAAGCGAGGACCCAATTTCGACGGAGCAGCCGCGGTGACACCCACTGCTGTTCGCTGTTGTAAACGGAGCCATACCCAATCGCCTTCGTGGAATTCGACCTCTCGTCGTGACTGATCTTGATATGTTTTCATCACAAGTTGTGCCTGTACCAGCCTTTCCTTGATTTCAGTCAGAAATTCATCTCGTTCCTGGAGCTGCTGATCTACCGCTGCCACCTTTGCGACACCAGGATGGTAAGCTAACAATGTTGGTGGCTCTCGGCCATAAACTACCCGAAAGGGAGAACATTTGAGGGCGGAGTGGTACGAAGTGTTGTAACAAAATTCTGCCCATGGTAACCACTGTAACCAAGTTCTTGGACGGTCGCCGGCTAGGCAGCGAAGATACATGATAATGATCTGATTGACCACTTCCGATTGGCCATCAGATTGAGGATGAAAGGCGGAACTCATGTGCAGTTTTACCCCAGCTAAGCGAAACAGCTCGGTCCAAAAAACACTAGTGAAAACCGTGTCCCGATCACTAACAATGGAGCAAGGAAAACCATGAAGCCGGACAATGCCATCAAAGAAGGCCTTGGCGACTGAGGCTGCTGTGTATGGGTGGCCTAATGGGATGAAGTGCGCCATTTTGGAAAATCTGTCCACCACTGTTAGAATTACTGATTTACCGCCCACCTTGGAAAAACCTTCCACAAAATCCATGGAAATATCACTCCAAATGCCTGCTGGAATTGGTAATGGTTGCAGTAGCCCGGCAGGATGTAAGTGGACTGATTTGTTGCGTTGACATACGGAGCAGCCCTTCACATATTCTCTGATTCGTTGGAGGGCATGAGCATTATAAAATGTAGCCCGCCAACGGTGCACCGTCTTCTCCACACCTTCATGCGCCCCATCATGGGCATCGGCCAAGAGGAGTGGCCACATAGCGGATGCATCTGGGACGAAGATCTTGCCTTTAAACAGCAGCAACCCATCTACTTCAGTCCAGTCTTCTTTGGCTGTTCCTGCTTCCAACTGAGCACGGATAGCCTGCACCTGGGAATTAGTGGCCGCCTCATCTCGCAAGTTGTCAAACAGCGAGAATATGGGGAGTGATATGCTGTGCACAGTGCCCATTGGTTCTTCCCGCCGAGATAAAGCATCTGCAGCACCATTCAATTTGCCCGGACGATATTCAACAGTCAAATCATAGCCAAATAATTTACTGACCCATGTGTGTTGGGGAATGGTGGAGAGCCGCTGGTCCAAGATGAACTTCAAACTGTAATGATCCGTCCTGACTGTAAATGCACGTCCCCAGAGATATGGGCGCCAGTTGCGGACGGCCTTTACCAACCCGATCAATTCCCGCTCATAAGCGGGCAATTTCTGGTGATGGGGCGCAACTGCCCGGCTGAAGAAGGCAATCGCACCATCACCTTGATGGAGCACAGCGCCGAACCCTGCTCCTGAGGCATCGCAGTCCACCATGAAGCGCTTGGAGAAGTCCGGCATTTGGAGGAGTGGTGATGTCATCAATGAATGTTTAAGTTGTAGGAAGGCTGCATCCGCAGCGTCCGACCACCGAAAGGCCTCTTTCTTCAAGAGGGCTGTCAGCGGGGCAGCCACCTCGCCATAGCCAGCGATGAATTTGCGGTAGTAGCCggtgaggccaaggaagccccgCAGCGCCCGGAGAGACTGCGGGCGAGGCCATGCCTCCACCGCCTCGACCTTTGCGGGATCCATGGCGACGCCGGCCTTGGAAATGATGTGTCCTAGATAAGACACTGTTTCTTCCCCGAAGAAACACTTGGAGCGCTTCAGGAATAACTTGTTGTCGCGTAGGACTTGGAAGACCTGTTTCACATGCTGCAAATGTTCTGCCCATGTCTTGCTGAAAATCAGTATGTCATCAAAAAAGACCAGGACAAACTTCCGAATATAAGCTTTGAGGACGTCATTCATCAAGGACTGAAAGGTGGAGGGTGCGTTGGTCAACCCAAAGGGCATGACGAGGAACTCAAATTTCCCGCGGTGTGTGCGGAAAGCTGTCTTGTTGATGTCGTCCGGACTCATGCGAACTTGATGATATCCGCTGCGGAGGTCAAGCTTGGTGAAGAACCTCGCACCTCGGAGTTCATCCAACAGTTCATCTACTACTGGGATAGGAAAGGAGTCCTTTACCGTTTTGCTGTTGAGCTCACGGTAGTCGATGCAGAATCGCCATGATCCATCCGATTTCCGGACCAGGAGAACCGGGGAGGAGTATGCCGATGAGCATTCCCGGATGATGCCTTGCTGCAGCATAGCCTCGCATTGTTTCTCGATCTCATCCTTCAGCAGCTGCGGGTAACGATATGGTTTGACCGCAACTGGTGTTGTACCTGGCAGAAGTGTGATGCGATGGTCATGGCGTCGAGGGGGTGGGAGGCCGCGCGGTTCGTCAAAGATGTCGGTGAAGGCGTCGAGCAGGGTCGTCAGGAGATCCCTTGTGACGACCAGCGCAGCGAGCTGCGGCCGAGGGCCACCGATTCCGGACCAGCGGACAGCCCGTTCCTTGTGCCAGAACGCCATGGTGAGGTCGGCGAAGTTCCACAAGATCGGCCCTAGGGTACGCAGCCATTGTACCCCGAGGACGACGTCGAAGCCATCCATCGCGAGTGTGTAGCAGGAGATGTCGAAGGTGTCCTTGTCGATGGAGATAGCCACCTGGCGGCATACGCCCGCGCTGGGGACACGATCGCCGTTCGCCACCTTGACGGAGAGGCCGGGCCGACGTTCCACCATGAGCCCCAGCTTGGACACCAGTCCCTCCTGGATGAAGGTATGAGTCGATCCCGAGTCCACCAAGGCGACCAGGGAGACTCCGTTGATGACGactggtgatagtcgcctagaggggggggtgaatagggcgaaactgaattttacaaatataaacacaactacaagccgggttagcgttagaaatataaatgagtccgagagagagggcgcaaaacaaatcccaagcgaataagcaagagagacacggagatttgttttaccgaggttcggttcttgcaaacctactccccgttgaggaggccacaaaggccgggtctctttcaacccttccctctctcaaacggtccctcggaccgagtgagcttctcttctctaatcaaagccgggaacaaaacttccccgcaagggccaccacacaattggtgcctcttgccttgattacaatggagttatagtcttaagaacaagtgagaaagaaaagaagcaatccaagcgcaagagctcaaatgaacacggcaaatcactctcactagtcactagggctttgtgtggaattggagaggatttgatctctttagtgtgtctagaattgaatgctagagctcttgtagtagttgagaagtggaaaacttggatgcaatgaatggtggggtggttggggtatttatagccccaaccaccaaacttgaccgttggctggaggcgtctgctcgatggcgcaccggacagtccggtgcacaccggacagtccggtgcccctgccacgtcatcactgccgttggattctagccgttggagcttctgacttgtgggccctcctgagtgtccggtgcacaccggacatgtactgtttgatgtccggtgcaccggcatgggcgtgcctgacgtctgcgcgcgctgcgcgcgcaataaatgcaccgcagggagccgttggcgccgcagagagacgttgctccgatggcacaccggacagtccggtgcacaccggacagtccggtgaattatagcggagcgtctgccgcgcgaacccgaggctggcgagttcaggaggccgagcttccttggagcaccggacatgtccggtgcacaccggacagtccggtgaattatagcgcgccggcttccgagaattcccgagagtgaagagttggagtctgagtcccctggtgcaccggacaggtactgtttactgtccggtggcacaccggacagtccggtgcgccagaccaggggtgccctcggttgcccctttgctcctttattgaatccaaaacttggtctttttattggctgagtgtgaacctttttcacctgtataatctatacacttgggcaaactagttagtccaaagatttgtgttgggcaattcaaccaccaaaattatttaggaactaggtgaaagcctaattccctttcaatctccccctttttggtgattgatgccaacacaaaccaaagcaaatagagaagtgcataattgaactagtttgcataatgtaagtgaaaaggttacttggaattaagccaatataactacttacaagatatgcaaggaatgtttctttcttatataacattttggaccacgtttgcaccacatgttttgtttttgcaaattctttttgtaaatccatttcaaagatcttttgcaaatagtcaaaggtaaatgaataagagtttgcaaagcattttcaagatttgaaattgtctccccctatttcaaatgcttttcctttgactaaacaaaactccccctaaaagagatccacctcttagtgttcaagagggttttgatataccatttttgaaatactactttctcccccttttgaacacaataggataccaaatgataaagacttttggaaagcactaagtttttgaatttggtggtggtggtgcggtccttttgctttgggctcatttctccccctttttggcatgaatcgccaaaaacggaatcattagagccctcgaagtaatttcttcccctttggtcataagtaacgagttaagattataccaaagatgaagtccggtccttttgcttttgagcttttactctctcccccaaggatgaagtccttttctttgatgctcatttctccccaaggaatagagagttgctcggagtgatggcgaagcatgagttacggagtggaagcctttgtcttcgccgaagactccaattccctttcaatatacctatgacttggtttgaaatagacttgaaaacacattagtcatagcatataaaagagatatgatcaaaggtatttaaatgagctatgtgtgcaagctagcaaaagaaatttctagaatcaagaatattgagctcatgcctaagtctggtaaaagattgttcatc is a genomic window of Zea mays cultivar B73 chromosome 5, Zm-B73-REFERENCE-NAM-5.0, whole genome shotgun sequence containing:
- the LOC100193860 gene encoding Chloroplastic import inner membrane translocase subunit HP30-2, with the protein product MAGGLRGVSNPLEEWSGRVKAIEAGFRAWMAKQPIQIEAAVTTAVGAVQGGALGGLMGSLTADGGSPFPIPQPPPNANPEAMASFKQAQALAGGPLVQARNFAVMTGANAGISCVMRRIRGKEDIQGSMAAAFGSGALFSIVSGMGTPNPVANAVTTGVAFAVFQGGFFMIGQKFSKPPSEDTYYSRTRSMLHKLGLEKYEKNFKRGLLNDQTLPLLTDSALRDVKIPPGPRLLILDQIKRDPELVQAK
- the LOC100276565 gene encoding protein WHAT'S THIS FACTOR 9, mitochondrial, with translation MAWRWLRSATRRGWWNAAPSGTPLFAAEQRATLVNVKVKWVKDRALDAAVSRERHLRTAHHLLDLVFSRPGHRVSRSDLLAEKSARRICGSAHSLLEFLRRYHTMFTLSRGGVSPTDMAFVLRQREVDCLFATEGDLVARLRRLLMLTLPRSLPLHTVDLLRWDLGLPSDYQDSILPRYPDHFALEQPEGDERVWLRLLSWDDLLAVSELEKSADGGDTTCIPFPVSFTRGYGLRSKCMSWLREWQALPYTSPYADASGLDRRTDVSEKRNVGVFHELLHLTVAKRTERQNVSNMRKLLGMPQKFTKVFERHPGIFYLSRVCGTQMVVLREAYGGGSQLLEKHAHPLVAIREEYSTLLRAALPPRTRGRERHGSFSRQHEGCVVGGDEFELSK